The proteins below come from a single Nitrosarchaeum sp. genomic window:
- a CDS encoding site-2 protease family protein: MSEPSQDDIISLVNSLFEVEQFNKGMYALEFRISDNNFKSKFEDLARKLENMSYVCKLEQMDDGKYLIIQKFTPKKQRKWLSASWTPRILFAIVITFVMIDGFYRTVGTNSIINIGEPLEMAGIYTLSLLGILGVHELGHIVAAKIHRLKTTWPFFIPGIPIMGIPTFGAFIQSRGLTINREILFDVAIAGPIAGLIIAIVVSMYGAYTAPILQEDIAQGLFAESRLIEWNQGEPLLMTASLALFGKGGPGHEVIMTPVLFAAWIGFLITFLNLLPAWQLDGGHMARTLLGSKLHRYATFGSMAILVLLNYWLMAMLILVLSSRNPSATPLDDISPLSKNRKLAYIGIIGLAILCAPIPSNFLFNFLS; the protein is encoded by the coding sequence ATGAGTGAACCTTCTCAAGATGACATAATTTCATTAGTTAATTCATTATTTGAAGTGGAACAGTTCAACAAAGGAATGTATGCGTTGGAATTTAGGATTAGTGACAATAATTTTAAATCAAAATTTGAGGATTTAGCAAGAAAATTAGAAAATATGAGTTATGTGTGTAAACTGGAACAAATGGATGATGGTAAATATCTAATAATTCAAAAATTTACTCCAAAAAAACAAAGAAAGTGGTTAAGCGCCTCTTGGACTCCACGAATTTTGTTTGCAATTGTCATAACTTTTGTAATGATTGATGGATTTTATCGTACTGTAGGAACTAATTCCATTATCAATATAGGAGAACCATTAGAAATGGCAGGAATCTATACACTGTCACTTTTAGGGATTTTAGGAGTTCATGAGTTAGGACACATAGTTGCAGCTAAAATTCATAGATTAAAAACAACATGGCCATTTTTCATACCAGGAATTCCAATTATGGGCATTCCTACTTTTGGTGCATTTATTCAATCACGTGGATTAACAATTAATCGTGAAATTTTATTTGATGTAGCTATTGCAGGACCAATTGCAGGACTAATAATTGCAATAGTAGTTTCAATGTATGGAGCATATACTGCCCCCATATTACAAGAAGATATTGCTCAAGGACTTTTTGCAGAATCTAGATTAATTGAATGGAATCAAGGTGAACCATTATTGATGACTGCAAGTTTAGCATTATTTGGAAAAGGTGGACCAGGTCATGAAGTAATAATGACACCAGTGTTGTTTGCAGCTTGGATTGGATTTCTAATTACATTTTTGAATTTATTACCAGCATGGCAGTTAGACGGAGGACATATGGCAAGAACATTGCTTGGATCTAAACTTCACAGATATGCAACATTTGGAAGTATGGCAATTCTTGTTTTATTAAATTATTGGCTAATGGCGATGCTAATTCTTGTTTTAAGTTCAAGAAACCCTAGTGCAACACCACTTGATGATATCTCGCCATTATCAAAAAACAGAAAACTAGCATATATAGGAATCATAGGATTAGCTATTTTGTGTGCTCCCATACCATCAAATTTTTTGTTTAATTTTTTATCTTAG
- a CDS encoding N-acetyltransferase: MQVILRQLGDCNIRRADPSDLIPVMEINLKTLPEHYSDYFYESLLAEIPEAFIVAEIGGKHVGYIMCKTEYGFSNFKKLGFVKKGHMVSVAVLDEYRKKGIGKALVEESVNGVKLKKCDEFYLEVRCSNNDAVRLYEKLGFIIRQKLNAYYRDGEDAYLMAIELD; this comes from the coding sequence ATGCAAGTAATTCTTAGGCAATTGGGTGATTGTAACATCCGTAGAGCAGATCCAAGCGATCTTATTCCTGTCATGGAAATAAATCTGAAGACCCTTCCTGAACACTATTCTGATTATTTCTATGAAAGCTTGTTAGCTGAAATACCGGAGGCATTTATTGTTGCAGAAATTGGAGGAAAACATGTTGGATACATCATGTGTAAAACTGAATATGGATTTTCAAATTTCAAAAAATTAGGATTTGTAAAAAAAGGACATATGGTATCAGTTGCAGTTCTTGATGAATATAGAAAAAAAGGAATAGGAAAAGCATTAGTTGAAGAATCTGTAAATGGTGTTAAACTCAAAAAATGTGATGAGTTCTATCTTGAAGTAAGATGCAGTAATAATGACGCTGTTAGACTATATGAAAAATTAGGATTTATTATTAGACAAAAACTTAATGCATATTATCGCGATGGTGAAGATGCTTATCTAATGGCAATAGAATTAGATTAG
- a CDS encoding class I SAM-dependent methyltransferase family protein yields the protein MLKKALESILSEQESQELISSFDQIGDIIIVRIPDSLLSKKKIIGETLLKQVKIAKSVFYQASAVEGDFRTRNLEILAGDNKTETEYKEFGCKFIVDVENAFFSPRLSTERERISNLVQNGETIVNMFAGVGMFSVMIAKKKKCTVYSIDINPIATKLCEKNIKSNKLVGNIVSINGDALQIIQEQLQNKSDRTLMLLPERSDEFLESAINATKNGGIIHYYSHIHADKKSDAGKLSEEHYLKISPVKSEILGSKIVRAVGPRYYQTVVDVKISK from the coding sequence ATGCTAAAGAAGGCATTGGAAAGCATACTCAGCGAACAAGAAAGTCAAGAACTTATTTCATCTTTTGATCAGATTGGTGATATAATTATAGTAAGGATTCCAGATTCATTACTTTCAAAGAAAAAAATTATTGGCGAAACGCTGTTAAAACAAGTAAAAATTGCAAAAAGTGTTTTTTATCAAGCATCTGCTGTAGAAGGAGATTTTCGCACAAGAAATTTAGAAATTTTAGCAGGAGATAACAAAACAGAAACAGAATACAAAGAATTTGGCTGTAAATTTATAGTAGATGTTGAAAATGCATTCTTTTCTCCTAGATTATCTACAGAACGAGAGAGAATATCAAATTTAGTTCAGAATGGAGAAACTATAGTCAATATGTTTGCGGGAGTAGGCATGTTCTCAGTCATGATTGCAAAAAAAAAGAAATGTACGGTATATAGCATAGACATTAATCCAATTGCAACAAAACTTTGTGAAAAAAATATCAAATCAAATAAACTTGTAGGGAATATAGTTTCAATTAATGGAGATGCATTACAGATAATTCAAGAACAACTACAAAATAAATCAGATAGAACTTTAATGCTGCTACCAGAAAGATCAGATGAATTTTTAGAATCTGCCATCAATGCAACTAAAAATGGAGGCATTATTCATTATTATTCACATATCCATGCAGATAAAAAATCAGATGCAGGGAAACTTTCTGAAGAACATTATTTGAAGATCTCACCTGTTAAATCAGAAATTTTAGGATCAAAAATTGTAAGAGCTGTAGGTCCAAGATATTATCAAACTGTTGTGGATGTAAAAATTTCAAAATAA
- a CDS encoding ribosome biogenesis/translation initiation ATPase RLI — translation MTHRVAVLDRDLCQPKKCGLECIKYCPVNKSGADCIILNEEVKKAQIDEEVCNGCGICVKVCPFDAITIVNLASELASDKIHQYGPNSFRLYKLPTPRKGEVVGLLGRNGMGKSTVVNILSGNLKPNLGRYENPPEWDEILKYYSGTELKSHFEKIKNKQIRASIKPQQVHHVAQAFDGTGKDLIEKYDERGISRELIKELGLENSMEQNLKELSGGELQRLSIAAVASKDTEFYFFDEPSSYNDVFQRKSVARVIHNLAKIGKSVMVVEHDLTLLDYLSDYIELLYGEPAAYGIVSNVLSTKIGINVFLDGYLPTENVRFRDKKFSFDVSSTSTDEFQEGSEIMAYPKLEKKYPSFSVTIEPGKVRKGEVLGIMGANALGKTTLMKMIAGVEKPDSGEIDKKIKIAYKPQYLQNDIDVEVIALLDKANGSQIEGSQEEEQILEPLKIKKLYNKSVKNLSGGELQKISVAACLLQKVDLYALDEPSAFLDVEDRITIAKFLQKFVRSFGKTAIVIDHDIQLMDLISDSMIIFEGVSGVTGHATPPMPKADAMNRFLKSLDMSFRRDEKSLRPRVNKLESRLDKNQKDSGNYYYKG, via the coding sequence ATGACCCATAGAGTTGCAGTACTTGACAGAGATCTGTGTCAGCCAAAAAAATGTGGTTTAGAATGCATAAAATACTGTCCTGTTAACAAGTCAGGTGCGGACTGCATCATTCTAAACGAAGAGGTAAAAAAAGCCCAGATAGATGAAGAGGTTTGTAATGGATGTGGCATTTGCGTAAAAGTTTGCCCATTTGATGCAATTACAATTGTCAATTTAGCATCAGAATTAGCGTCAGATAAAATTCATCAATACGGTCCAAATTCATTTAGATTATACAAATTACCTACTCCAAGAAAAGGTGAAGTTGTAGGATTACTTGGCAGAAATGGAATGGGAAAAAGCACTGTAGTAAATATTCTATCTGGGAACTTAAAGCCAAATTTAGGACGATATGAAAATCCTCCAGAGTGGGATGAGATTTTAAAGTATTATAGTGGAACCGAATTGAAATCTCATTTTGAGAAAATCAAAAATAAACAAATACGTGCATCAATTAAACCACAACAAGTACATCATGTTGCACAAGCATTTGATGGAACTGGAAAGGATCTAATAGAAAAATATGATGAACGTGGAATATCTAGAGAATTAATCAAAGAATTAGGATTAGAGAATTCTATGGAACAGAATTTGAAAGAACTTAGTGGAGGAGAACTTCAAAGATTATCCATAGCTGCAGTTGCATCAAAAGATACTGAGTTTTATTTTTTTGATGAGCCTTCATCATATAATGATGTATTTCAAAGAAAAAGTGTAGCAAGAGTAATCCACAATCTAGCTAAAATTGGAAAAAGCGTAATGGTTGTAGAACATGATTTAACATTACTTGATTATCTCAGTGATTATATTGAATTGCTTTATGGAGAACCTGCAGCATATGGTATTGTTTCGAATGTATTATCAACTAAAATTGGAATCAATGTATTTCTTGACGGATATCTGCCAACTGAAAATGTCAGATTTAGAGACAAAAAATTTTCTTTTGATGTATCTTCAACGTCAACAGATGAGTTTCAAGAAGGAAGTGAAATTATGGCATATCCAAAACTTGAAAAAAAATATCCGAGTTTCTCTGTAACAATTGAGCCTGGAAAAGTAAGAAAAGGTGAAGTATTGGGGATAATGGGGGCAAATGCGCTTGGAAAAACAACATTGATGAAGATGATTGCAGGAGTAGAAAAACCAGATTCTGGTGAAATAGATAAAAAAATAAAAATTGCGTACAAACCACAATATCTTCAAAACGATATTGATGTAGAAGTCATAGCATTATTAGACAAAGCCAATGGAAGTCAAATTGAAGGCAGTCAAGAAGAAGAACAAATACTTGAACCATTAAAAATTAAAAAACTTTACAATAAATCTGTAAAGAATCTATCAGGAGGAGAATTACAAAAAATTTCAGTTGCAGCATGTCTTTTACAAAAAGTAGATCTTTATGCATTGGATGAACCATCTGCATTTTTAGATGTAGAAGATAGAATAACTATCGCAAAGTTTTTACAAAAATTTGTTAGATCATTTGGCAAAACAGCAATCGTAATAGATCACGACATACAATTAATGGATTTAATTTCTGACTCTATGATAATTTTTGAAGGCGTGTCAGGTGTAACTGGACATGCGACACCTCCAATGCCAAAAGCAGATGCAATGAATAGATTTCTAAAATCATTGGACATGTCATTCCGAAGAGATGAGAAAAGTTTGAGACCACGAGTTAACAAATTAGAAAGTAGGCTAGACAAAAACCAAAAAGATTCAGGAAATTATTATTACAAAGGATGA
- a CDS encoding leucyl aminopeptidase codes for MKIRLENSSNSKKKTAMLCGYVLENSDKILGLQNMNSKIALSVKQSINDMGGIFGKIAVIPTTEKSTQRILLAGLGKKEDFTNDTIRFVSGKIAQKAKELKLKEFTIIAPPSSLIEPLSSVSQIVEGCKMSLYKFEKYKSKKENSDPNLTILISKSEKISNSIKTAEIISDGVIYTKSIANLPPNECTPTTLADFSRIIAKKNNMKCNIISKVELKKRGFGGIFAVGQGSKNEPKLIILEHFRGPKNEKPIVLVGKAVTFDTGGISLKPGEKMDEMKFDKCGGCTVIGIMKVVSELKLPINLVGIIPSVENMPGGEAYRPGDIIKLYNGKTAEILNTDAEGRIILADALSYGEKQYSPKAIIDFATLTGACIIALGTNIAGMVSNNKKLADMIMESSKRTTEEIWNLPLNDDYMDMIKSEVADMKNVGIGRAAGTITAAAFLRNAIEKTPWVHIDIAGVAWTQIATKEKPYNPKGATGFGVRLILDYLQN; via the coding sequence ATGAAGATTCGATTAGAAAACTCAAGCAATTCTAAAAAGAAAACTGCTATGCTTTGTGGATACGTATTAGAAAATTCCGATAAAATATTAGGATTACAAAATATGAATTCAAAAATTGCCTTATCAGTAAAGCAATCAATAAATGACATGGGTGGGATATTTGGTAAAATAGCAGTAATTCCAACTACCGAAAAATCAACTCAGAGAATTCTGTTAGCCGGATTAGGTAAAAAAGAAGACTTTACAAACGATACAATTAGGTTTGTTTCAGGCAAAATTGCTCAAAAAGCTAAAGAATTGAAACTGAAAGAATTTACCATAATAGCACCACCAAGTTCTCTTATTGAACCTCTTTCATCAGTATCTCAAATAGTAGAGGGATGCAAAATGTCTCTTTATAAGTTTGAAAAATATAAATCAAAAAAAGAAAATTCCGATCCTAATCTCACAATATTAATTTCTAAATCAGAGAAGATCTCAAATTCAATAAAAACTGCAGAAATTATTTCAGATGGTGTTATTTACACAAAAAGTATTGCAAATTTACCACCCAATGAATGTACACCAACAACATTAGCAGATTTTTCAAGAATTATAGCAAAAAAGAATAATATGAAATGCAACATAATATCCAAAGTAGAACTCAAAAAAAGAGGATTTGGAGGAATTTTTGCCGTAGGACAAGGCAGTAAAAACGAACCAAAATTAATTATTTTAGAACATTTTCGTGGCCCTAAAAACGAAAAACCAATTGTGCTAGTTGGAAAAGCTGTAACATTTGACACGGGTGGAATTTCATTAAAACCAGGTGAAAAAATGGATGAAATGAAATTCGATAAATGTGGAGGATGCACAGTTATTGGAATCATGAAAGTGGTTTCAGAATTAAAATTACCAATTAACTTAGTAGGGATTATTCCATCTGTTGAAAATATGCCAGGTGGAGAAGCATATAGACCGGGAGACATCATAAAATTATACAACGGAAAAACAGCAGAGATTTTGAATACAGATGCGGAAGGTAGGATTATTTTAGCTGATGCGTTATCATATGGTGAAAAACAATATTCCCCAAAGGCAATTATTGATTTTGCAACATTAACTGGAGCCTGTATTATTGCTTTAGGAACAAACATTGCAGGTATGGTTTCAAATAATAAAAAATTGGCAGATATGATTATGGAGTCTTCAAAAAGAACAACTGAAGAGATTTGGAATCTTCCATTAAATGATGACTATATGGACATGATAAAATCTGAAGTTGCTGATATGAAAAATGTTGGAATTGGAAGAGCTGCTGGCACGATTACCGCTGCAGCGTTTTTAAGAAATGCTATTGAAAAAACCCCTTGGGTTCATATTGATATTGCAGGAGTTGCCTGGACACAAATAGCAACAAAAGAAAAACCATACAATCCAAAAGGAGCGACAGGTTTTGGAGTAAGATTAATTTTAGATTATTTACAGAATTAA